In Elusimicrobiota bacterium, one DNA window encodes the following:
- a CDS encoding response regulator, whose translation MSDTTPSLIETQSASFTTRARPLAMDVAHELSNVLGCLTILPDVMMRHIPADSPLRRDLVEMRRAVQRLDDLATHLSLLSSDRTNIGPLNLGDLVRVTLAKEPLRQILQDCPSVRSDFQFEEGIPPIQGSADWIPVILRNLARNALDAMIGGGRLSVAVLFRRLSADHPGLDRVPGGDYVVLSVGDSGPLLTADQRASLFEPYFSQMVLARPSGGGLALMVVRRLVRRQGGFVDVRSGPGGSFFDVYFPALRDSVQKPDPPPVPRRSRLVIVDDRRDQRELFGRLLENAGHDVVTVANESEALEALARQNADVVLLDISLRKQHDGLDLYQTLRARWPGQKVVFVSGHGREEYAEALPDLMEAPFLKKPFTAKTLLATVDDLLAASDPR comes from the coding sequence TTGAGCGACACCACGCCGTCGTTGATTGAAACGCAGTCCGCGTCTTTCACCACCCGGGCCCGCCCCTTGGCCATGGACGTGGCCCACGAGCTGAGCAACGTGTTGGGGTGCCTCACCATCCTTCCCGACGTCATGATGCGCCACATCCCCGCGGACAGCCCTCTGCGGCGGGATTTGGTTGAAATGCGTCGCGCCGTCCAACGCCTGGACGACTTGGCGACCCATTTGTCTCTTTTGTCCTCGGACCGAACCAACATCGGGCCGCTCAACCTTGGGGATCTCGTGCGGGTGACGCTCGCCAAAGAACCCCTCCGCCAAATCCTCCAGGACTGCCCCTCCGTTCGATCGGATTTTCAATTTGAAGAAGGGATTCCCCCGATTCAAGGTTCGGCGGATTGGATTCCCGTCATACTCCGAAACCTGGCGCGCAACGCCCTGGACGCCATGATCGGCGGCGGGCGATTGTCCGTCGCCGTGCTTTTTCGGCGGCTCTCCGCCGACCACCCCGGGCTGGACCGGGTGCCGGGAGGCGATTACGTTGTTTTGAGCGTGGGCGACTCGGGCCCCTTGCTGACGGCCGATCAGCGGGCCAGCCTGTTTGAACCCTATTTCTCCCAAATGGTCCTGGCGCGTCCTTCCGGGGGCGGGTTGGCCCTCATGGTGGTCCGGCGGCTGGTCCGCCGCCAGGGCGGCTTCGTGGACGTTCGCTCCGGTCCCGGGGGTTCCTTTTTCGACGTGTATTTTCCCGCCCTGCGGGATTCGGTGCAAAAACCGGACCCCCCCCCCGTCCCGCGGCGGTCCCGTTTGGTGATCGTCGACGACCGACGCGACCAGCGGGAACTGTTCGGGCGGCTGCTGGAAAACGCCGGCCACGACGTGGTCACCGTGGCCAACGAATCGGAAGCGCTGGAGGCCCTGGCCCGCCAGAACGCCGACGTCGTTCTGCTGGACATCTCCCTGCGCAAACAACACGACGGACTCGACCTTTACCAAACCCTGCGGGCCCGTTGGCCCGGGCAAAAAGTGGTCTTCGTGAGCGGCCACGGCCGCGAGGAATACGCCGAGGCTCTGCCGGATTTGATGGAGGCCCCGTTTTTGAAAAAACCCTTTACGGCCAAAACCCTCTTGGCCACCGTCGACGATCTCCTGGCGGCTTCCGACCCTCGGTGA